A stretch of the Ostrea edulis chromosome 9, xbOstEdul1.1, whole genome shotgun sequence genome encodes the following:
- the LOC125658613 gene encoding E3 ubiquitin-protein ligase TRIM71-like: MDPHNRAQDVLRCELCEENVVQMHCDTCLVKLCKTCVGDHISSEECEDPKVVRFQSRKSAPVYPTCTLHDNKRCEMHCQQCTVPICFICATSEKHAGHRFKNIVDIFDDKKRAFEKKITDLQENIRVKHADQASKMEKRIADLEKECTALLDTVSKHGEELKREIDQIVKEVQSEIESIRKNHVELLTTTRTEVQQNLTEIDREVSSLKETLDSNDINKVFHFTPNNKIYKSLSDDPVLTMPVFSTKRIDSVQLREMFGTLSTAIAKVRLMETPLMVHRIATGYSQLYGVAFLDRIGIWATGNGDQIKLLDVNDKSTKKSIDTKLSVEKLVSVTNQGHLLYAGKGGKAIHIVKREQNEELISLHGWGVRGFCITSAGDLLIVMTSVNDYGRETRVVRYHGREEKEIIQFESKGKPLYSVGPNQKCICENRNFDICVADRDACAVVVVSQDTKFRFRYKGNPSSLRKTEFRPKGITTDILSNILVSDLGNACVHVVDQNGKFLTVINCPRVDPRGLCVGLDNYLYVADYASGDVIKIRFLQ; encoded by the coding sequence ATGGACCCTCACAACCGAGCCCAAGACGTCCTACGCTGTGAATTATGTGAAGAGAATGTGGTACAGATGCACTGTGATACGTGTCTTGTCAAGCTGTGTAAGACCTGTGTAGGAGACCACATCTCATCGGAGGAATGCGAGGATCCCAAAGTCGTTAGATTCCAGTCCAGGAAATCCGCCCCTGTGTATCCAACGTGTACATTACATGATAACAAGCGGTGTGAAATGCACTGCCAGCAGTGCACTGTACCAATCTGTTTCATTTGCGCAACATCTGAAAAACACGCCGgtcatcgatttaaaaacattgtAGACATTTTTGATGATAAGAAGAGAGCGTTTGAAAAAAAGATAACAGATCTCCAAGAAAATATTCGAGTGAAACACGCGGATCAAGCTTCGAAAATGGAGAAGCGAATTGCGGATCTAGAAAAGGAATGCACGGCACTTCTAGACACTGTGTCTAAACACGGAGAAGAACTGAAAAGAGAAATTGATCAAATTGTTAAGGAGGTGCAGTCCGAAATTGAGAGTATTAGGAAAAATCACGTGGAACTGTTGACGACAACAAGAACAGAAGTCCAGCAGAATTTGACCGAGATCGACAGGGAAGTGTCCTCATTAAAAGAAACACTAGACTCTAACGACATTAACAAAGTCTTCCACTTCACACCAAACAACAAGATTTACAAAAGTCTATCAGACGATCCCGTGCTGACGATGCCGGTTTTCTCTACAAAGAGGATCGACTCTGTACAACTCCGTGAAATGTTTGGAACACTGTCCACCGCTATAGCAAAAGTCAGACTGATGGAAACACCGCTAATGGTCCATAGAATAGCGACTGGTTATTCTCAACTTTATGGTGTTGCATTTCTAGACAGGATTGGGATATGGGCAACGGGAAATGGCGATCAAATAAAACTATTGGATGTGAATGACAAGTCCACTAAGAAGTCAATCGACACCAAACTGTCAGTCGAAAAACTTGTATCAGTGACAAATCAAGGCCATCTTCTTTACGCGGGAAAGGGTGGCAAGGCGATTCACATTGTTAAACGTGAACAGAATGAAGAATTGATCAGTCTACATGGCTGGGGAGTTCGCGGTTTCTGCATCACTTCTGCTGGCGATCTTCTGATCGTCATGACAAGTGTTAATGATTACGGAAGAGAAACTAGAGTTGTCCGATATCATGGACGTGAAGAGAAGGAAATTATCCAATTTGAAAGTAAAGGGAAACCTCTCTATTCAGTTGGTCCAAACCAAAAGTGCATTTGCGAGAACAGGAACTTTGATATCTGTGTGGCAGACAGAGATGCGTGCGCAGTGGTGGTTGTCAGTCAAGATACGAAATTCAGATTCAGGTATAAAGGAAATCCGTCAAGTTTGCGCAAAACTGAATTCAGACCGAAAGGGATAACCACCGACATCCTGAGTAATATTCTTGTTTCAGATTTAGGTAATGCTTGTGTCCACGTTGTTGATCAAAACGGAAAGTTTCTTACAGTTATAAACTGTCCACGTGTGGATCCCCGGGGACTGTGCGTCGGTTTGGATAACTACCTGTATGTCGCAGATTATGCATCCGGTGATGTTATTAAGATTCGGTTTCTTCAATAA
- the LOC125660488 gene encoding E3 ubiquitin-protein ligase TRIM71-like — MDPHNRAQDVLRCDLCEENVVQMHCDTCLVKLCKTCVGDHISSDEREDHKVVRFQFRKCIPVYPTCALHDSKRCEMHCQQCTVPICFICATSEKHVGHRFRKIVDIFDEKKREFEKKIKDIQENIRVKHADQASKMEKRIADIEKEFTILLDTVSKHGEELKREIDQIVKEMQSEIKSIRKNHMELLTTRKTEVQQNLTEIDKEVSSLKERLDSNDINKVFHFTPNNKIYKSLSDDPVLTMPVFSTKRIDSVQLREMFGTLSDIVTKPTAITKVRLMETPLMVHRIATGYSHLYGVAFLDRIRIWATGDAQQIKLFDVNDNSIKKSIDTKLSGEKLVSVTIEGDLLYTEKGGRTIHIVKREQSEKLINLQGWRIQGFCVTSAGDLLVVMTSVSDYDRETRVVRYHGREEKEIIQFESKEKPFYSVGPNQKCICENRNFDICVADRDACAVVVVRQDTKLRFRYEGNPSSLRKTEFKPKGITTDSLSNILVSDLGNGCVHVVDQNGKFLTFIDCPRVQPWGLCVGLDNYLCVADYASGDVIKIWFLQ, encoded by the coding sequence ATGGACCCTCACAACCGAGCCCAGGACGTCCTACGCTGTGACTTATGTGAAGAGAATGTGGTGCAGATGCACTGTGATACGTGTCTTGTCAAGCTGTGTAAGACCTGTGTAGGAGACCACATCTCATCTGATGAACGCGAGGATCACAAAGTCGTTAGATTCCAGTTCAGGAAATGCATCCCTGTGTATCCAACGTGTGCATTACATGATAGCAAGCGGTGTGAAATGCACTGCCAGCAGTGCACGGTACCAATCTGTTTCATTTGCGCAACATCTGAGAAACATGTTGGCCACAGGTTTAGAAAAATTGTagatatttttgatgaaaaGAAGAGAGAgtttgaaaaaaagataaaagataTCCAAGAAAATATTCGAGTGAAACACGCGGATCAAGCTTCGAAAATGGAGAAGCGAATTGCGGATATAGAAAAGGAATTCACGATACTTCTAGACACTGTGTCTAAACACGGAGAAGAACTGAAAAGAGAAATTGATCAAATTGTTAAGGAGATGCAGTCCGAAATTAAGAGTATCAGGAAAAATCACATGGAACTGTTGACCACAAGAAAAACAGAAGTCCAGCAGAATTTGACCGAGATCGACAAGGAAGTGTCCTCATTAAAAGAAAGACTAGACTCTAACGACATTAACAAAGTCTTCCATTTTACACCAAACAACAAGATTTACAAAAGTCTATCAGACGATCCCGTGCTGACGATGCCGGTTTTCTCTACAAAGAGGATTGACTCCGTACAACTCCGTGAAATGTTTGGAACACTTTCCGACATCGTAACAAAACCCACCGCTATAACAAAAGTCAGACTGATGGAAACACCGCTAATGGTCCATAGAATAGCGACTGGCTATTCTCACCTTTATGGTGTTGCATTTCTAGACAGGATTAGAATATGGGCAACAGGAGATGCCcaacaaataaaattatttgatGTGAATGACAATTCCATAAAGAAGTCAATCGACACCAAGCTGTCAGGCGAAAAACTTGTATCAGTGACAATTGAAGGCGATCTTCTTTACACAGAAAAGGGCGGCAGGACGATTCACATTGTTAAACGTGAACAGAGTGAAAAATTGATCAATCTACAAGGTTGGAGAATTCAAGGTTTCTGTGTCACTTCCGCTGGCGATCTGCTGGTCGTCATGACAAGTGTAAGTGACTACGATAGAGAAACTAGAGTTGTCCGATATCATGGACGTGAAGAGAAGGAAATTATCCAGTTTGAAAGTAAAGAGAAGCCTTTCTATTCAGTTGGTCCAAACCAAAAATGCATTTGCGAGAACAGGAACTTTGATATCTGTGTGGCAGACAGAGATGCGTGCGCAGTGGTGGTTGTCCGTCAAGATACGAAACTCAGGTTCCGGTATGAAGGAAATCCATCAAGTTTGCGCAAAACTGAATTCAAACCGAAAGGTATAACTACCGACAGCCTGAGTAATATTCTTGTTTCAGATTTAGGTAATGGTTGTGTCCACGTCGTTGATCAAAACGGAAAGTTTCTTACATTTATAGACTGTCCACGTGTGCAGCCCTGGGGACTGTGCGTCGGTTTGGATAACTACCTGTGTGTCGCGGATTATGCATCCGGTGATGTTATAAAGATTTGGTTTCTTCAATGA